Proteins found in one Elgaria multicarinata webbii isolate HBS135686 ecotype San Diego chromosome 12, rElgMul1.1.pri, whole genome shotgun sequence genomic segment:
- the ADRA2B gene encoding alpha-2B adrenergic receptor has product MTMATMGSHDGYNIQATAAIAAVTTFLILFTIFGNVLVIIAVLTSRSLKAPQNLFLVSLAAADILVATLIIPFSLANELMGYWYFSRTWCKAYLALDVLFCTASIVHLCAISLDRYWSVSRAIEYNSKRTPRRIKCTILVVWLIAAVISLPPLVLNENPNNAKEDARKCELNEEPWYILSSSTCSFFAPCVIMILVYLRIYFIAKRRSRQATRAKKPKAKVEEGAPQIIAGPSNETSPKQDLPKLQGEREPNGHQVPVQEGDQPETHHLSTENFSLMSQADKEPELTPGASPPQPPPEKKTSSGSSQLEGSPCSSIKRSNGPPQGSPQGMDTMATARGEVLLVRRVKTLSANPLKKKTHLNREKRFTFVLAVVIGVFVICWFPFFFLYSLQAICPPEHCPIPESTFKFFFWIGYCNSSLNPVIYTIFNQDFRKAFRKILCRQWTQTAW; this is encoded by the coding sequence atgaccatGGCCACGATGGGCAGCCATGATGGCTACAACATCCAAGCTACGGCCGCCATTGCTGCCGTCACCACCTTCCTCATCCTCTTCACCATCTTCGGCAACGTTCTGGTGATCATCGCCGTGCTGACCAGCAGGTCTCTGAAAGCCCCTCAGAACCTCTTCCTGGTGTCCCTCGCGGCCGCAGACATCCTGGTGGCCACCCTCATCATCCCCTTCTCCCTGGCCAATGAGCTGATGGGCTACTGGTACTtcagcaggacctggtgcaaggCCTACCTGGCGCTGGATGTCCTGTTCTGCACTGCCTCCATTGTACACCTCTGCGCCATCAGTCTGGACCGCTACTGGTCCGTCAGCCGGGCCATCGAGTACAATTCCAAGCGGACGCCCAGGAGAATCAAATGCACCATCCTTGTCGTGTGGCTGATTGCAGCGGTCATCTCCCTGCCCCCGCTTGTCCTCAACGAGAACCCGAACAACGCCAAAGAGGACGCCAGGAAGTGTGAGCTCAACGAAGAGCCCTGGTACATCCTTTCCTCCAGCACCTGCTCCTTCTTTGCGCCTTGTGTCATCATGATCTTGGTGTATCTCAGGATCTACTTTATAGCCAAGCGCCGAAGCAGGCAGGCGACTAGAGCTAAGAAGCCCAAAGCCAAGGTGGAAGAAGGGGCGCCCCAGATCATTGCTGGCCCATCCAATGAGACCTCGCCCAAGCAGGACCTACCCAAGCTCCAAGGAGAAAGGGAGCCCAACGGGCATCAGGTACCTGTCCAGGAAGGGGACCAACCTGAGACCCATCATCTTTCGACCGAAAACTTTTCTCTCATGAGCCAGGCGGACAAGGAGCCGGAGCTCACCCCTGGCGccagccctccccagcccccGCCTGAGAAGAAGACGTCTTCAGGGTCTAGCCAGCTGGAAGGCTCTCCCTGCAGCAGCATCAAGCGGAGCAACGGCCCTCCGCAGGGCTCCCCTCAGGGGATGGACACCATGGCCACAGCCCGAGGGGAGGTCCTGCTGGTGAGGCGGGTGAAGACCCTCAGCGCCAACCCTTTGAAGAAGAAGACCCACCTCAACCGGGAGAAGAGATTCACTTTCGTTCTGGCCGTAGTGATTGGGGTCTTCGTTATTTGCTGgttccctttcttcttcctctaCAGCCTCCAGGCCATCTGCCCGCCAGAGCACTGCCCAATCCCAGAAAGCACCTTCAAGTTTTTCTTCTGGATTGGCTACTGCAATAGCTCCTTGAACCCGGTCATATACACGATCTTCAACCAGGACTTTCGCAAGGCTTTTAGGAAGATCCTCTGCAGGCAGTGGACTCAGACTGCCTGGTGA